Proteins co-encoded in one Paracrocinitomix mangrovi genomic window:
- the moaA gene encoding GTP 3',8-cyclase MoaA, whose protein sequence is MKNKQLIDNFGRSHDYLRISLLERCNLRCTYCMPEEGIPLRDKQLFMSQEELFDIVDTFVSLGVNKIRLTGGEPLIKKNFAQILAHLATLNVNLAITTNGILLDKYWNELKDSGLDTLNISLDTLIEERFNAITRRSYFERVLNNIEEAIARGFDVKVNVVLIKGTNEDEILDFIEFTKNRNVSVRFIEFMPFDGNQWDWSKTVSFKYIIDTVSEKYGSALQKLEDGENATARNYKIKDFKGSFGIISSVTNPFCDSCNRLRLTADGKIKNCLFSSEEIDLLNAHRNGQNLEDLILKSVKSKHAERAGLKSFDADDFSSENRSMVSIGG, encoded by the coding sequence GTGAAGAACAAACAACTCATAGATAATTTTGGTCGATCGCATGATTACCTACGTATTTCATTATTGGAAAGATGTAATCTGAGATGCACCTATTGTATGCCTGAAGAAGGGATTCCTCTCCGAGATAAACAATTGTTTATGAGTCAGGAAGAGTTGTTTGATATAGTAGACACATTTGTTTCTCTGGGTGTCAACAAGATCAGATTAACAGGGGGAGAACCACTTATCAAGAAAAACTTTGCTCAAATCTTAGCTCACCTAGCTACACTTAATGTCAATTTAGCCATTACTACCAATGGAATTTTATTGGACAAATACTGGAATGAATTAAAAGACTCTGGTTTGGATACCCTTAACATTAGTCTAGACACCTTAATTGAAGAACGCTTCAATGCTATAACCAGACGATCATATTTTGAGCGTGTTTTAAATAACATTGAGGAAGCAATAGCTAGAGGTTTTGATGTAAAAGTAAATGTGGTATTGATTAAAGGTACTAACGAAGATGAAATCTTAGATTTTATTGAATTTACCAAAAACAGAAATGTATCAGTAAGATTCATAGAATTTATGCCTTTTGATGGCAATCAATGGGATTGGAGTAAAACAGTAAGTTTTAAATACATCATTGATACAGTTTCAGAAAAATACGGTTCTGCTTTGCAAAAACTAGAAGATGGTGAAAATGCCACTGCAAGGAATTATAAAATAAAAGATTTCAAAGGTAGTTTCGGAATCATCTCATCTGTGACAAATCCTTTTTGTGATTCGTGCAATAGACTTAGACTTACAGCTGACGGTAAAATAAAAAATTGTCTTTTTTCTTCTGAAGAAATTGATCTACTAAATGCTCATAGAAATGGACAAAATTTAGAAGACCTCATTCTTAAATCAGTTAAAAGTAAACATGCCGAAAGAGCAGGATTAAAATCATTTGATGCAGATGATTTTTCCTCAGAAAATAGAAGCATGGTTTCTATAGGAGGTTAA
- a CDS encoding PA0069 family radical SAM protein, translating to MNQKKQLKLKGRGAQSTVQNKFNKFHYEADHDLSDFSLEELEQGVKTKYLEVFPKSLVNKVPSKDIYLNWSMNPYQGCEHGCAYCYARTTHEFWGYEPALDFERVIMYKPNAEQLLRKFLDKKSWQVEGIMLSGNTDCYQPAERKFELTRKLLKVLNEYKNPVGIITKNSLIERDIDILSELAKDDLVLVNISITSIDESLRAKLEPRTSSNKNKFKTIEALVKNGIPTQVMIGPVIPGLNDHEIPEILKKAADAGAQWANYIMVRLNGSVGDIFTDWIEKTYPERANKVLNHIKSSNGGVLSNTIDGGRMRGKGSMAKMIQDLFEINRSKLMVKPEFTFNTDLFVRPGQQLNLF from the coding sequence ATGAATCAAAAGAAACAACTAAAATTAAAGGGTAGAGGAGCTCAGTCTACTGTTCAAAACAAGTTTAATAAGTTCCATTATGAAGCTGATCATGATTTAAGTGATTTTAGCCTGGAAGAACTTGAACAAGGTGTCAAGACAAAATATTTGGAGGTATTTCCAAAGTCGTTAGTAAATAAGGTGCCCAGCAAAGATATTTATTTGAATTGGTCAATGAATCCGTATCAAGGATGTGAGCATGGATGTGCCTATTGTTATGCCAGAACAACACATGAATTTTGGGGTTATGAACCGGCCCTGGATTTTGAACGTGTAATAATGTATAAACCCAATGCTGAACAATTATTAAGAAAGTTTTTGGATAAAAAAAGTTGGCAAGTAGAAGGAATCATGCTGTCAGGAAACACAGATTGTTATCAGCCGGCTGAGCGAAAGTTTGAATTGACAAGAAAATTATTGAAGGTCCTCAACGAGTATAAAAATCCTGTTGGTATTATTACAAAAAATAGTCTGATTGAAAGAGATATTGATATACTAAGTGAATTGGCAAAAGATGATTTGGTTTTAGTGAATATCAGTATCACATCAATTGATGAATCATTGAGAGCTAAGTTAGAACCTAGAACTTCGTCTAATAAGAATAAGTTCAAAACAATAGAGGCGTTAGTGAAGAATGGAATTCCAACACAAGTTATGATAGGGCCTGTTATTCCCGGTTTAAATGATCATGAGATTCCTGAAATATTGAAAAAAGCAGCTGATGCAGGCGCTCAATGGGCAAATTATATTATGGTAAGATTAAATGGATCAGTTGGTGATATTTTTACCGATTGGATAGAAAAGACTTATCCGGAAAGAGCTAATAAGGTATTGAATCATATTAAAAGTTCTAATGGAGGAGTTTTGTCAAATACAATAGACGGAGGTAGGATGAGAGGAAAAGGGAGTATGGCTAAAATGATCCAGGACTTATTTGAAATAAACAGGTCCAAATTAATGGTAAAACCGGAATTTACTTTTAATACTGATTTGTTTGTGAGACCAGGACAGCAGTTAAATCTATTTTAA
- the mobA gene encoding molybdenum cofactor guanylyltransferase encodes MNDFGVILLAGGKSSRMGEDKGLMSLFGKPMAEYVLEKVNELTNNVIIITENSNYSQFGYPIYKDLIKNCGPLGGIYTGLMKSEHDLNLIVSCDIPYVKSGLIKFLYYQTEDFEVTVPMYNDRIHPLIGFYKKSCIEKIKYNLDEEKYKVADVFKYCKTNVVDTDEFDEIVFKNVNSKKDIQPF; translated from the coding sequence ATGAATGATTTTGGTGTCATCTTACTTGCCGGAGGTAAAAGCAGCAGAATGGGAGAAGACAAGGGTTTAATGAGCTTGTTTGGAAAACCCATGGCTGAATATGTACTTGAAAAAGTAAATGAGTTAACGAACAATGTTATCATTATTACTGAAAACTCAAATTATTCTCAATTTGGTTATCCCATTTACAAAGATTTAATTAAAAATTGTGGTCCCTTAGGAGGTATTTACACTGGTTTAATGAAATCAGAACATGACCTCAATTTGATTGTAAGTTGTGACATTCCTTATGTTAAAAGTGGGCTCATCAAATTTTTGTATTATCAAACAGAAGATTTTGAAGTAACTGTGCCCATGTACAACGATAGAATTCATCCCTTAATCGGATTCTACAAAAAATCATGCATTGAAAAAATTAAATACAATTTGGATGAGGAAAAATATAAAGTAGCTGATGTATTTAAATATTGCAAGACCAATGTAGTTGATACAGATGAATTTGACGAGATTGTATTTAAAAATGTCAATTCTAAAAAGGATATTCAGCCGTTTTAG
- the gshB gene encoding glutathione synthase: MNICFIMYPWENVDPDKDSTLRIIHECIKRKHRVVVATPAGLTMRNSVTNVFGKVLTAPSPFPGTIPAFYKKVKLKDRMLPLAGFDVVFMRANPPLDIMMLNFLDSVRQDVFILNDIQGLREANNKLYTASLYDPTNDIIPITHVSKNKEFLKKTILESKQDKMIMKPLDGMGGRGVIVIEKDAVQNINSLLDFYISTGDGNSNYVILQEYIEGAENGDVRVLMLNGEPIGAMKRIPAADDHRSNFSAGGSVKRHALTKREKDLCKYIGPKLVEDGLYFVGLDIINGKLIEVNVCSPGGIVNINKLHKVKLQSKVVDFLENVVKYKSIAQQRKSEFRETVQNA, translated from the coding sequence ATGAACATTTGTTTTATCATGTACCCGTGGGAGAATGTTGATCCCGATAAAGACTCAACATTAAGAATTATTCATGAGTGTATAAAGCGAAAACACAGGGTTGTAGTAGCAACGCCTGCTGGTTTAACCATGCGTAATAGTGTGACAAACGTATTTGGAAAAGTTTTGACAGCTCCCTCACCATTTCCGGGAACTATTCCTGCATTTTATAAAAAAGTAAAACTAAAAGACAGAATGTTGCCTTTGGCAGGATTTGATGTTGTGTTTATGCGTGCTAACCCACCTTTGGACATCATGATGCTAAATTTTCTTGACTCTGTTAGACAAGATGTTTTCATCCTAAATGACATCCAAGGACTAAGGGAAGCCAACAACAAATTATATACGGCAAGTTTGTACGACCCAACAAATGACATAATTCCTATCACACATGTTTCTAAAAACAAAGAGTTTCTTAAAAAGACCATTTTAGAATCAAAACAAGACAAAATGATCATGAAGCCTTTAGATGGTATGGGCGGACGTGGAGTTATTGTTATTGAAAAAGATGCTGTTCAGAATATAAATTCACTATTAGATTTTTACATTTCAACTGGTGATGGAAACTCAAACTATGTGATTTTACAAGAATATATTGAAGGAGCAGAAAATGGAGACGTTCGTGTCTTGATGCTTAATGGTGAACCAATTGGTGCCATGAAAAGAATTCCTGCAGCTGATGATCATAGATCAAATTTCTCAGCAGGAGGAAGTGTTAAAAGACATGCTTTGACAAAAAGAGAAAAAGATTTATGTAAGTATATCGGACCTAAACTTGTTGAAGATGGACTTTATTTTGTTGGTCTTGACATTATCAACGGAAAACTAATTGAGGTAAATGTTTGCAGTCCCGGTGGAATTGTAAATATCAACAAACTACACAAAGTAAAACTACAATCAAAAGTAGTAGACTTCTTAGAAAACGTAGTCAAATACAAATCAATAGCACAACAAAGAAAATCAGAGTTTAGAGAAACAGTTCAAAATGCATAA
- a CDS encoding flavohemoglobin expression-modulating QEGLA motif protein, translating to MHKYSIEQIIQKIEKGHSFEAEDTDGSLYIKITEYVPYVCTAIHDGHNFRSELLDNIIHSDYERWYEEDPKTLDFISSFPIVIAGKDSRFEYDLNRPPETAVYKDAWGKPVWKKPLTERERETSLSKHTNFYRVIHALVTKLEKLFKASVVYDIHSYNYKRHKRQVPVFNIGTANINRRKYAVVKNDFLKGLASIEIPHVKNITAENDVFQGNGYLLKYVTEHFDNTLVLATEVSKVYCDEETGEYFSQVIDSIREGFKRVILENALLFTKKHSNLKVKNSNLLLSSELDEAILKVDKMLYKLVRNFEVLKFVNPINIEAEKKKFIKSKGLYKPQFKYKHLNLNPFLMKRKLMNLPVEQIQDVNIQNLYKGVINAYCDKIELIASIGTENFLYNSLRYFGEPTKKDIANAQFILHFNHNAELNQPMMNDTEALSVLKKELKSYEFECKIKLSDKLAAKAMVVNSEKTLYLKKGGRFTEKEIHSLVHHEIGVHMVTTMNADSQPIKLFSMGMPVNTKTQEGLAIMSEYYSNTLTVKRLKELSLRVVGISSMIHEHDFNATANMLVNEYGMSLESAFYLTTRIFRGGGFTKDYLYLSGLKEVSTLMKSDEGYEDLMVGKTHHNYLGLINEMIDRKLIIPPRYSNPAYQHNLNDNPLIDYIIENIQE from the coding sequence ATGCATAAGTATTCTATTGAACAAATTATTCAAAAGATTGAAAAGGGACATTCTTTTGAAGCTGAAGACACAGATGGATCACTTTACATAAAGATTACAGAGTACGTGCCTTATGTTTGTACAGCTATTCATGACGGACATAACTTTAGAAGTGAATTACTTGACAATATTATCCACTCAGATTATGAACGCTGGTATGAAGAAGATCCCAAGACACTAGATTTTATATCGTCTTTTCCTATTGTTATTGCAGGGAAAGATTCAAGATTTGAATATGATTTGAACAGACCCCCTGAAACTGCAGTATACAAAGATGCTTGGGGAAAACCAGTCTGGAAAAAACCTTTGACAGAAAGAGAAAGAGAGACAAGCCTTTCTAAACACACTAATTTTTATCGTGTAATTCACGCACTTGTCACTAAACTTGAAAAGTTATTCAAAGCCAGTGTAGTTTACGACATTCATTCTTACAACTACAAAAGACATAAAAGACAAGTACCTGTTTTCAATATAGGAACAGCAAATATTAATAGAAGAAAATATGCTGTTGTTAAAAATGATTTTCTTAAAGGATTAGCTTCAATTGAGATTCCTCATGTTAAAAACATCACTGCAGAAAATGATGTATTTCAGGGAAATGGATATCTGCTTAAATACGTAACTGAACATTTTGACAACACTTTAGTTTTAGCGACTGAGGTAAGCAAAGTGTATTGTGATGAGGAAACAGGAGAATATTTTTCGCAAGTAATAGACTCAATACGTGAAGGGTTTAAAAGAGTAATTCTTGAAAACGCACTTTTGTTCACTAAAAAACATTCTAATTTGAAGGTAAAAAACTCTAATCTTTTACTTTCTTCTGAATTGGATGAAGCCATTTTAAAAGTGGATAAAATGTTGTACAAATTGGTAAGGAATTTTGAGGTTTTAAAATTCGTCAACCCAATCAACATTGAAGCTGAAAAGAAAAAATTCATTAAAAGCAAAGGGCTTTACAAACCACAATTTAAATACAAGCACCTCAACCTAAACCCGTTTTTAATGAAGCGTAAGTTGATGAACTTACCGGTTGAGCAAATCCAGGATGTCAATATTCAAAACCTCTACAAAGGAGTTATAAATGCTTACTGTGATAAAATTGAGTTAATCGCATCAATTGGAACTGAAAATTTCCTTTATAATTCACTTAGATATTTTGGTGAGCCCACAAAGAAAGATATAGCCAACGCACAATTCATTCTGCATTTTAATCATAACGCAGAGCTTAATCAACCCATGATGAATGACACTGAAGCTTTATCGGTGCTTAAAAAAGAACTTAAATCTTACGAGTTTGAATGTAAAATAAAGCTATCAGATAAACTGGCTGCCAAAGCAATGGTGGTAAACTCTGAGAAGACGCTTTATTTGAAAAAAGGAGGAAGGTTTACTGAAAAAGAAATACACTCTTTAGTTCATCATGAAATTGGTGTTCACATGGTAACCACCATGAATGCAGATAGTCAACCCATTAAATTATTTTCAATGGGAATGCCTGTAAACACTAAAACTCAAGAGGGCTTGGCTATCATGAGTGAATATTATTCAAATACGCTCACGGTAAAGAGATTAAAAGAGCTTTCACTAAGAGTTGTAGGTATATCATCAATGATTCATGAACATGATTTTAATGCTACGGCCAATATGTTGGTAAATGAATATGGTATGAGTTTAGAATCAGCCTTTTATTTAACAACAAGAATATTTAGAGGAGGTGGATTTACCAAAGATTACCTTTATTTAAGCGGATTAAAAGAAGTTTCTACTTTAATGAAATCTGATGAGGGATATGAGGATTTAATGGTTGGTAAAACACATCACAACTATTTGGGATTAATCAATGAAATGATTGATAGAAAATTGATTATTCCTCCTAGATATAGTAATCCGGCATATCAACACAACCTCAATGATAATCCTTTGATTGATTACATCATTGAGAATATTCAAGAGTAG
- a CDS encoding PorP/SprF family type IX secretion system membrane protein — protein MKKLTVIISTIVLSVNVSAQDFHNSQFEQSSLYLNPALTGQDITEDADWRAATLYRSQWGQISTKPFSSIYASYDARLKERWGIGGYIINNQAGAPTFRTFNFMVSTSYNVIDPKSDHKLTTGLQLGFFNKSFQVNNLFFDEQYSSTSGGFDNSLSNGENIGSSSIYRLDGAWGVYYQFLGKQLRPYIGFSLGHITLPNQTFIGETEPMPMIWKANFGSEIAFNDEFSLKPAFLYMYQKAASEFLLMTTTKYNFDDDFDLRLLLGIRVGDAAVTGIGMRYHGWHLNMTYDINISTLNTYTSGRGGFEISLAYQGAFANDKIKKMMGRM, from the coding sequence ATGAAAAAATTAACGGTAATTATAAGCACAATAGTACTGTCTGTAAATGTTTCAGCTCAGGATTTTCATAACAGCCAATTTGAACAATCTTCGCTTTATTTAAATCCGGCTTTAACGGGTCAGGATATTACGGAGGATGCAGATTGGAGAGCAGCCACACTCTATAGATCACAATGGGGACAAATTTCAACAAAACCTTTCTCGTCAATTTATGCGTCTTATGATGCAAGATTAAAAGAAAGATGGGGGATAGGAGGTTATATAATAAATAACCAGGCTGGAGCTCCAACATTCAGGACTTTTAATTTTATGGTCTCTACCTCGTATAATGTTATTGATCCAAAATCTGATCACAAGTTAACAACAGGACTACAGCTGGGATTTTTCAATAAGAGTTTTCAGGTAAACAACTTATTTTTTGATGAGCAGTATTCATCTACTAGCGGAGGATTTGATAATTCTTTAAGTAATGGGGAAAATATAGGCTCAAGTAGTATTTATAGATTAGATGGAGCCTGGGGTGTTTATTATCAATTTTTAGGAAAACAACTACGTCCATACATTGGATTTTCATTGGGGCATATTACTTTACCAAATCAAACATTCATAGGTGAAACAGAACCAATGCCAATGATTTGGAAAGCTAATTTTGGATCTGAAATAGCATTTAATGATGAATTCTCATTGAAACCTGCGTTTTTGTACATGTACCAAAAGGCTGCATCTGAGTTTTTATTGATGACCACTACCAAATATAATTTTGATGATGATTTTGATTTGAGATTGTTGTTAGGAATAAGGGTAGGTGATGCTGCAGTTACCGGTATTGGAATGAGGTATCATGGATGGCATTTAAACATGACATACGACATTAATATTTCAACACTAAACACATACACAAGTGGTAGAGGAGGGTTTGAAATAAGTTTGGCTTATCAAGGAGCTTTTGCCAATGATAAGATTAAAAAAATGATGGGTAGAATGTAG